A part of Neodiprion pinetum isolate iyNeoPine1 chromosome 4, iyNeoPine1.2, whole genome shotgun sequence genomic DNA contains:
- the LOC124217643 gene encoding uncharacterized protein isoform X1 yields the protein MHPSFSRIFFLLLFAAFGNRHVACTSDAEKLGSGNKVRLRAPYLPWRLVICLTQPQNPLKMDIQKIWEDARLESTQGKMEVSYVETTAPTTTDSLSYPLALLDKFCTAVEGGRTILSIVIGGGPAARFLITTATFLNVPTLWLPSSHRDFLRQGKKEKFESRLGTGAEEMGAAAAALMHKANWHAFTLLIDVTLLPINQLLLADLSILTPRSVIHLPADDQTLRKRLRRVAEGGSTGGVLVMACDLSTARRIIAAGNKYGMLAGRFLWLWLDLKMELKPNEPSLPISSSTHNARSTVKLNTDDIKHIDIHTNFRLEDDIHLHTLPNLANDVHRLQEFRWKEDLHLTSRAERSIKMKEHEDTKADDKELNSKMVMPIGMLVLRSGSMKINSGDITLTRMLRDTSEALDQTIFETRPKLARLRDAQWKDYFVPSCFARPDAKFLSNEERENVSQLLTSRLRKFTRQLSRDKSEFHLLNLQPMTVPGNKTQLKWTKVGTIKGGGRDVRLETIIWPGGGIIPAYLDQMGAGDGIPAYRIVTALSPPFVMATSLQEGLCLRGIACRQGDEIVCCYGLSMDLLSLIARELRFRFELYVAQDGLFGRRIGISGKWNGIVGELTSGKAQLAFAPLSVSARRAEVVDFTTPYFFSGVSFLAAPQRKSEIPLLAFLLPFSTELWIAVFTSLNITAMAVAVYEWFSPFGLNPWGRQRSKNFSIASALWVMWGLLCGHLVAFKAPKSWPNKFLINVWGGFSVIFVASYTANIAALIAGLFFHSAVSNYHDRSLLSQRVGAPKASAAEYYVQRANRQLWSHMSRYSLANVEEGVEKLRNGTLDILIADTPILDYYRATDNGCILQKIGDTINEDTYAVALAKGHPLKESISRAIANYTSNGLLDILQEKWYGGLPCIRGREGMDTGLDPETGGQPRPLGVASVAGVFCLLGLGVVLGAVILAGEHLFYRYTLPRLRHRPRSSIWRSRNVMFFSQKLYRFINCVELVSPHHAARELVHTLRQGQITSLFQKSVKRKEHEQRRRRKSKAQFFEMIQEIRRVQQEEKTETVSKDAESRRVAKKDDKTSKGRERSRSKSPLMPRSPKRTEKSRSSTNLSGSRLGLSPISLEEPMRPIEFTLSNTNLRARSPLETVGRRLSHGDGGSPPPRLGSHFGGSANLRPQVPVRGDSLGGGATTPRPSRSPAKRGQSFPVFATLRPPHSSGVPRSKSPLLSPNSELTNAIGRKLSREWGASNIDLRISSVAETEPVIGTGPEQETTLIIERSVPELKQEEIQVAKKPVRRARSHETRESAKHSIDLPSPRMNVQPVVGGRSVSERTKKQLESELKAILSARAHHRDLHPP from the exons ATGCATCCCTCCTTTTCGaggattttctttcttcttttattcgCTGCTTTTGGCAACAGGCATGTTGCATGCACATCAGATGCTGAAAAATTGGGGAGTGGCAATAAAGTAAGACTCAGGGCACCGTATTTACCATGGAGGCTGGTCATTTGCCTTACGCAACCCCAGAACCCTTTGAAAATGGATATTCAAAAGATATGGGAAGATGCGAGGCTGGAATCAACGCAAGGCAAAATGGAAGTTTCTTACGTCGAAACAACAGCACCTACAACAACCGATTCTCTTTCATACCCATTGGCACTTTTGGATAAGTTCTGCACAGCTGTCGAGGGTGGCCGAACAATTTTGAGCATAGTCATCGGAGGAGGACCTGCAGCCAGATTTCTCATCACAACTGCAACATTTTTAAATGTTCCAACGCTATGGCTACCGTCCTCACATCGAGACTTTCTCCGTCAG ggaaagaaagagaaattcgAAAGTCGATTAGGTACTGGGGCAGAGGAAATGGGTGCAGCGGCAGCAGCCTTAATGCATAAAGCAAACTGGCATGCATTCACGCTTTTAATTGACGTAACATTGCTTCCAATAAATCAGCTACTTTTGGCTGATTTGTCCATTTTGACACCAAGATCTGTGATTCATCTTCCAGCTGATGATCAAACTTTACGTAAAAGACTTCGCCGCGTTGCGGAGGGTGGAAGTACTGGAGGTGTTCTTGTAATGGCTTGTGATTTGAGTACTGCACGCCGAATTATTGCTGCAGGTAACAAATACGGGATGCTTGCAGGAAGGTTCTTATGGCTCTGGTTGGACCTTAAAATGGAATTGAAACCTAATGAACCAAGTTTACCTATTTCAAGTAGTACACACAATGCACGCTCTACAGTGAAATTGAATACCGATGACATAAAGCACATCGATATCCACACAAATTTTAGATTAGAAGATGATATTCATTTGCATACGCTGCCAAACTTGGCCAATGACGTACATCGACTGCAAGAATTTAGATGGAAAGAAGATCTACATCTTACAAGTCGAGCTGAAAGAAGTATCAAAATGAAGGAACACGAAGACACGAAAGCCGACGATAAagaattgaattcaaagatgGTGATGCCTATAGGAATGCTTGTACTGAGGTCTGGTAGTATGAAAATAAACAGCGGTGATATAACGCTGACAAGAATGTTGAGGGACACTTCAGAGGCATTGGAccaaacaatttttgaaactcgGCCAAAATTGGCACGCCTCCGAGATGCTCAATGGAAAGATTACTTCGTTCCCTCATGCTTTGCCCGTCCagatgcaaaatttttatccaacgaggagagagaaaacgtTTCACAGCTGCTAACGAGTAGACTAAGGAAATTCACACGACAACTTTCTAGGGACAAATCAGAATTTCATCTTTTGAACTTGCAGCCTATGACTGTCCCTGGTAATAAGACTCAATTGAAATGGACGAAGGTAGGCACAATCaaaggaggaggaagagatGTTCGACTTGAAACGATAATCTGGCCTGGTGGAGGAATTATACCTGCCTACCTTGATCAGATGGGAGCCGGAGATGGGATTCCAGCATATCGCATCGTGACTGCGCTCTCCCCGCCTTTTGTAATGGCGACAAGTTTACAAGAAGGTCTATGCCTAAGAGGTATAGCTTGCCGCCAAGGTGACGAGATCGTATGTTGTTACGGACTTAGTATGGATCTATTATCTCTCATTGCCCGGGAACTTAGATTCCGCTTTGAGTTGTACGTTGCACAAGACGGTTTGTTTGGCAGGCGAATTGGAATAAGTGGTAAATGGAATGGAATTGTGGGTGAGCTCACATCTGGCAAAGCTCAGTTGGCATTTGCACCCCTCAGTGTTTCGGCGAGAAGAGCTGAGGTGGTAGATTTTACTACTCCCTACTTCTTCAGTGGGGTCAGTTTCCTTGCTGCGCCACAACGTAAATCTGAAATACCGTTGCTGGCATTTTTACTGCCCTTTAGTACAGAACTATGGATAGCAGTTTTTACTTCCCTCAATATCACTGCAATGGCAGTGGCAGTTTATGAGTGGTTCAGCCCTTTTGGGCTCAATCCGTGGGGCCGACAACGCAGCAAAAACTTTTCCATAGCTTCTGCCTTGTGGGTAATGTGGGGTCTTCTTTGTGGACACCTTGTTGCATTCAAAGCTCCAAAATCATGgccaaacaaatttttaatcaatgtTTGGGGAGGATTTTCTGTTATATTCGTTGCTTCGTACACAGCTAACATTGCGGCACTCATCGCAGGTCTGTTCTTTCATTCGGCTGTGAGCAACTACCATGACCGCAGT TTACTGTCGCAAAGAGTAGGAGCTCCCAAAGCATCGGCAGCAGAATATTACGTACAGCGTGCCAATCGCCAATTATGGTCACACATGTCTCGGTATTCGTTAGCCAATGTTGAGGAAGGAGTAGAGAAACTGAGGAACGGTACATTGGATATTCTTATAGCGGACACACCAATCTTGGATTATTATCGAGCTACTGATAATGGTTGcatattgcaaaaaattggGGATACTATTAACGAGGACACCTACGCGGTGGCACTAGCTAAAGGCCATCCCTTAAAGGAGAGTATTTCTAGAGCCATAGCCAATTACACTAGCAACGGTCTACTTGACATTTTACAGGAGAAGTGGTACGGAGGTTTGCCCTGCATTCGCGGACGAGAAGGAATGGATACTGGGCTTGACCCTGAAACTGGAGGGCAACCCCGACCACTCGGCGTAGCATCCGTTGCGGGAGTCTTTTGTCTCCTTGGGCTAGGAGTTGTTCTTGGTGCTGTAATTTTAGCCGGAGAACACCTGTTTTATAGATATACCTTGCCCAGACTAAGGCACAGACCACGAAGCTCTATTTGGCGGAGCAGGAACGTAATGTTCTTTTCCCAAAAGTTATATAGATTTATCAACTGCGTTGAATTAGTATCGCCTCACCATGCTGCAAGAGAATTAGTACATACTCTGAGACAAGGACAAATTACCTCTCTCTTCCAAAAAAGTGTAAAGCGG AAGGAACACGAGCAACGTCGCAGACGAAAAAGTAAAGCCCAATTCTTTGAGATGATACAGGAAATTCGGAG GGTACAACAGGAGGAAAAAACTGAGACCGTCTCGAAAGATGCAGAATCACGTCGAGTAGCAAAGAAAGACGATAAAACATCAAAAGGTAGAGAACGGAGCCGTAGCAAAAGCCCTTTGATGCCCAGAAGTCCGAAACGAACTGAAAAAAGTAGAAGTTCAACGAACTTGTCGGGCTCGCGATTAGGACTGTCTCCCATTAGTCTTGAAGAGCCAATGCGGCCGATCGAATTCACGTTAAGTAACACGAATCTACGTGCAAGAAGCCCACTAGAAACAGTGGGTCGGAGACTGAGTCACGGTGACGGGGGATCACCGCCCCCCAGACTCGGATCGCATTTTGGAGGGAGTGCAAATTTGAGGCCGCAAGTACCGGTGAGAGGAGACTCCCTTGGAGGTGGAGCAACCACTCCGCGACCCTCGAGAAGTCCGGCAAAGAGGGGTCAATCATTCCCTGTATTTGCTACTCTTCGTCCACCACATTCCAGCGGTGTTCCACGGTCCAAAAGTCCGTTACTGTCACCGAACAGCGAGCTGACTAATGCTATCGGACGAAAGTTATCCAGGGAATGGGGAGCCAGCAACATTGACCTCAGGATCTCATCCGTTGCAGAGACTGAACCTGTGATTGGGACTGGTCCAGAGCAGGAAACTACACTAATCATAGAGCGTTCGGTTCCAGAGCTAAAGCAGGAGGAAATACAAGTGGCAAAAAAACCCGTCAGACGCGCACGAAGTCATGAGACCCGAGAGAGCGCCAAACACTCGATAGATTTGCCATCACCAAGAATGAACGTTCAGCCTGTGGTAGGGGGCCGATCGGTAAGTGAACGAACCAAAAAACAACTTGAGTCTGAATTAAAAGCAATTTTGAGCGCCCGCGCACATCACCGTGACTTACATCCTCCTTGA
- the LOC124217643 gene encoding uncharacterized protein isoform X2 encodes MHPSFSRIFFLLLFAAFGNRHVACTSDAEKLGSGNKVRLRAPYLPWRLVICLTQPQNPLKMDIQKIWEDARLESTQGKMEVSYVETTAPTTTDSLSYPLALLDKFCTAVEGGRTILSIVIGGGPAARFLITTATFLNVPTLWLPSSHRDFLRQGKKEKFESRLGTGAEEMGAAAAALMHKANWHAFTLLIDVTLLPINQLLLADLSILTPRSVIHLPADDQTLRKRLRRVAEGGSTGGVLVMACDLSTARRIIAAGNKYGMLAGRFLWLWLDLKMELKPNEPSLPISSSTHNARSTVKLNTDDIKHIDIHTNFRLEDDIHLHTLPNLANDVHRLQEFRWKEDLHLTSRAERSIKMKEHEDTKADDKELNSKMVMPIGMLVLRSGSMKINSGDITLTRMLRDTSEALDQTIFETRPKLARLRDAQWKDYFVPSCFARPDAKFLSNEERENVSQLLTSRLRKFTRQLSRDKSEFHLLNLQPMTVPGNKTQLKWTKVGTIKGGGRDVRLETIIWPGGGIIPAYLDQMGAGDGIPAYRIVTALSPPFVMATSLQEGLCLRGIACRQGDEIVCCYGLSMDLLSLIARELRFRFELYVAQDGLFGRRIGISGKWNGIVGELTSGKAQLAFAPLSVSARRAEVVDFTTPYFFSGVSFLAAPQRKSEIPLLAFLLPFSTELWIAVFTSLNITAMAVAVYEWFSPFGLNPWGRQRSKNFSIASALWVMWGLLCGHLVAFKAPKSWPNKFLINVWGGFSVIFVASYTANIAALIAGLFFHSAVSNYHDRSLLSQRVGAPKASAAEYYVQRANRQLWSHMSRYSLANVEEGVEKLRNGTLDILIADTPILDYYRATDNGCILQKIGDTINEDTYAVALAKGHPLKESISRAIANYTSNGLLDILQEKWYGGLPCIRGREGMDTGLDPETGGQPRPLGVASVAGVFCLLGLGVVLGAVILAGEHLFYRYTLPRLRHRPRSSIWRSRNVMFFSQKLYRFINCVELVSPHHAARELVHTLRQGQITSLFQKSVKREHEQRRRRKSKAQFFEMIQEIRRVQQEEKTETVSKDAESRRVAKKDDKTSKGRERSRSKSPLMPRSPKRTEKSRSSTNLSGSRLGLSPISLEEPMRPIEFTLSNTNLRARSPLETVGRRLSHGDGGSPPPRLGSHFGGSANLRPQVPVRGDSLGGGATTPRPSRSPAKRGQSFPVFATLRPPHSSGVPRSKSPLLSPNSELTNAIGRKLSREWGASNIDLRISSVAETEPVIGTGPEQETTLIIERSVPELKQEEIQVAKKPVRRARSHETRESAKHSIDLPSPRMNVQPVVGGRSVSERTKKQLESELKAILSARAHHRDLHPP; translated from the exons ATGCATCCCTCCTTTTCGaggattttctttcttcttttattcgCTGCTTTTGGCAACAGGCATGTTGCATGCACATCAGATGCTGAAAAATTGGGGAGTGGCAATAAAGTAAGACTCAGGGCACCGTATTTACCATGGAGGCTGGTCATTTGCCTTACGCAACCCCAGAACCCTTTGAAAATGGATATTCAAAAGATATGGGAAGATGCGAGGCTGGAATCAACGCAAGGCAAAATGGAAGTTTCTTACGTCGAAACAACAGCACCTACAACAACCGATTCTCTTTCATACCCATTGGCACTTTTGGATAAGTTCTGCACAGCTGTCGAGGGTGGCCGAACAATTTTGAGCATAGTCATCGGAGGAGGACCTGCAGCCAGATTTCTCATCACAACTGCAACATTTTTAAATGTTCCAACGCTATGGCTACCGTCCTCACATCGAGACTTTCTCCGTCAG ggaaagaaagagaaattcgAAAGTCGATTAGGTACTGGGGCAGAGGAAATGGGTGCAGCGGCAGCAGCCTTAATGCATAAAGCAAACTGGCATGCATTCACGCTTTTAATTGACGTAACATTGCTTCCAATAAATCAGCTACTTTTGGCTGATTTGTCCATTTTGACACCAAGATCTGTGATTCATCTTCCAGCTGATGATCAAACTTTACGTAAAAGACTTCGCCGCGTTGCGGAGGGTGGAAGTACTGGAGGTGTTCTTGTAATGGCTTGTGATTTGAGTACTGCACGCCGAATTATTGCTGCAGGTAACAAATACGGGATGCTTGCAGGAAGGTTCTTATGGCTCTGGTTGGACCTTAAAATGGAATTGAAACCTAATGAACCAAGTTTACCTATTTCAAGTAGTACACACAATGCACGCTCTACAGTGAAATTGAATACCGATGACATAAAGCACATCGATATCCACACAAATTTTAGATTAGAAGATGATATTCATTTGCATACGCTGCCAAACTTGGCCAATGACGTACATCGACTGCAAGAATTTAGATGGAAAGAAGATCTACATCTTACAAGTCGAGCTGAAAGAAGTATCAAAATGAAGGAACACGAAGACACGAAAGCCGACGATAAagaattgaattcaaagatgGTGATGCCTATAGGAATGCTTGTACTGAGGTCTGGTAGTATGAAAATAAACAGCGGTGATATAACGCTGACAAGAATGTTGAGGGACACTTCAGAGGCATTGGAccaaacaatttttgaaactcgGCCAAAATTGGCACGCCTCCGAGATGCTCAATGGAAAGATTACTTCGTTCCCTCATGCTTTGCCCGTCCagatgcaaaatttttatccaacgaggagagagaaaacgtTTCACAGCTGCTAACGAGTAGACTAAGGAAATTCACACGACAACTTTCTAGGGACAAATCAGAATTTCATCTTTTGAACTTGCAGCCTATGACTGTCCCTGGTAATAAGACTCAATTGAAATGGACGAAGGTAGGCACAATCaaaggaggaggaagagatGTTCGACTTGAAACGATAATCTGGCCTGGTGGAGGAATTATACCTGCCTACCTTGATCAGATGGGAGCCGGAGATGGGATTCCAGCATATCGCATCGTGACTGCGCTCTCCCCGCCTTTTGTAATGGCGACAAGTTTACAAGAAGGTCTATGCCTAAGAGGTATAGCTTGCCGCCAAGGTGACGAGATCGTATGTTGTTACGGACTTAGTATGGATCTATTATCTCTCATTGCCCGGGAACTTAGATTCCGCTTTGAGTTGTACGTTGCACAAGACGGTTTGTTTGGCAGGCGAATTGGAATAAGTGGTAAATGGAATGGAATTGTGGGTGAGCTCACATCTGGCAAAGCTCAGTTGGCATTTGCACCCCTCAGTGTTTCGGCGAGAAGAGCTGAGGTGGTAGATTTTACTACTCCCTACTTCTTCAGTGGGGTCAGTTTCCTTGCTGCGCCACAACGTAAATCTGAAATACCGTTGCTGGCATTTTTACTGCCCTTTAGTACAGAACTATGGATAGCAGTTTTTACTTCCCTCAATATCACTGCAATGGCAGTGGCAGTTTATGAGTGGTTCAGCCCTTTTGGGCTCAATCCGTGGGGCCGACAACGCAGCAAAAACTTTTCCATAGCTTCTGCCTTGTGGGTAATGTGGGGTCTTCTTTGTGGACACCTTGTTGCATTCAAAGCTCCAAAATCATGgccaaacaaatttttaatcaatgtTTGGGGAGGATTTTCTGTTATATTCGTTGCTTCGTACACAGCTAACATTGCGGCACTCATCGCAGGTCTGTTCTTTCATTCGGCTGTGAGCAACTACCATGACCGCAGT TTACTGTCGCAAAGAGTAGGAGCTCCCAAAGCATCGGCAGCAGAATATTACGTACAGCGTGCCAATCGCCAATTATGGTCACACATGTCTCGGTATTCGTTAGCCAATGTTGAGGAAGGAGTAGAGAAACTGAGGAACGGTACATTGGATATTCTTATAGCGGACACACCAATCTTGGATTATTATCGAGCTACTGATAATGGTTGcatattgcaaaaaattggGGATACTATTAACGAGGACACCTACGCGGTGGCACTAGCTAAAGGCCATCCCTTAAAGGAGAGTATTTCTAGAGCCATAGCCAATTACACTAGCAACGGTCTACTTGACATTTTACAGGAGAAGTGGTACGGAGGTTTGCCCTGCATTCGCGGACGAGAAGGAATGGATACTGGGCTTGACCCTGAAACTGGAGGGCAACCCCGACCACTCGGCGTAGCATCCGTTGCGGGAGTCTTTTGTCTCCTTGGGCTAGGAGTTGTTCTTGGTGCTGTAATTTTAGCCGGAGAACACCTGTTTTATAGATATACCTTGCCCAGACTAAGGCACAGACCACGAAGCTCTATTTGGCGGAGCAGGAACGTAATGTTCTTTTCCCAAAAGTTATATAGATTTATCAACTGCGTTGAATTAGTATCGCCTCACCATGCTGCAAGAGAATTAGTACATACTCTGAGACAAGGACAAATTACCTCTCTCTTCCAAAAAAGTGTAAAGCGG GAACACGAGCAACGTCGCAGACGAAAAAGTAAAGCCCAATTCTTTGAGATGATACAGGAAATTCGGAG GGTACAACAGGAGGAAAAAACTGAGACCGTCTCGAAAGATGCAGAATCACGTCGAGTAGCAAAGAAAGACGATAAAACATCAAAAGGTAGAGAACGGAGCCGTAGCAAAAGCCCTTTGATGCCCAGAAGTCCGAAACGAACTGAAAAAAGTAGAAGTTCAACGAACTTGTCGGGCTCGCGATTAGGACTGTCTCCCATTAGTCTTGAAGAGCCAATGCGGCCGATCGAATTCACGTTAAGTAACACGAATCTACGTGCAAGAAGCCCACTAGAAACAGTGGGTCGGAGACTGAGTCACGGTGACGGGGGATCACCGCCCCCCAGACTCGGATCGCATTTTGGAGGGAGTGCAAATTTGAGGCCGCAAGTACCGGTGAGAGGAGACTCCCTTGGAGGTGGAGCAACCACTCCGCGACCCTCGAGAAGTCCGGCAAAGAGGGGTCAATCATTCCCTGTATTTGCTACTCTTCGTCCACCACATTCCAGCGGTGTTCCACGGTCCAAAAGTCCGTTACTGTCACCGAACAGCGAGCTGACTAATGCTATCGGACGAAAGTTATCCAGGGAATGGGGAGCCAGCAACATTGACCTCAGGATCTCATCCGTTGCAGAGACTGAACCTGTGATTGGGACTGGTCCAGAGCAGGAAACTACACTAATCATAGAGCGTTCGGTTCCAGAGCTAAAGCAGGAGGAAATACAAGTGGCAAAAAAACCCGTCAGACGCGCACGAAGTCATGAGACCCGAGAGAGCGCCAAACACTCGATAGATTTGCCATCACCAAGAATGAACGTTCAGCCTGTGGTAGGGGGCCGATCGGTAAGTGAACGAACCAAAAAACAACTTGAGTCTGAATTAAAAGCAATTTTGAGCGCCCGCGCACATCACCGTGACTTACATCCTCCTTGA